GCGACGTAGCAAACGCACTGCGGAGCTTAGTTGATCGGTgttcattttcaaaccaacaaaccaaaccatccaaaacaataaacctgcaaaaagagacgaaagaagcttcaggctcgaaatctctgtaatcaagataataacatagttgatcgtgatcgcgtgtttgtttgtccgaTAAATCCCCTATTGTTTGCCGCAATCCTCTCGAACCAACAGGAGAGACACTGTTAACCCGTTGGCAGAAACGGGTAGAAGCACGAGTGACGTGTGCGCGTGTACGTGAATGTGCGATAGGCCAAAGGCGCGACGATGATCTCGGAACTGTTCCAAACGATGCACAAGGCCCGCTTCAGCGGCATCCGGATTGTGCCGGAGAACTCGCCctcactgcagcagcagtgcgtgcgtgcgttcgtcgAGGGCCTGCTGCGGGCCGAGCGGGGCAGCGAGCAGGTGAtgcagcagctccagctcctGCCGGCCCCGCTGCTGACGTCGATCCTCGATCGGATGTGCAGCTATCCGCAGCTCCGCGGGACGCTACGGGCCGAGTTGACCGACCCGGTGACGTTCATGAAGCTCTTCAACGGATACGCCCCGGACCAGGGCACGCTCGAGAAGTGTCTGCGGGAGGCGGCCCTGGGCGGGCGACCGCAGGTCCTGAAGGACCTGGCCAACCGATACTGTGATATGTTGCGCACGGTGACCGCTGAAACCAGCGATggggcggcagcggccatcaccatcatgGGCCGCGTGCTGGAGACGCTCAAGTTCGGCGACTACCTGTGCGAGGCCGGATGGTGCCGGTCGGCGGTCGAAGTGCTGACCGTGACCGAGGAACTGGTGAGCCTGCTCGATACGCACCGCGGTACGTCACCGCGCCACCTGGCGGCCAAATGCCGCGTGCAGCTGCTGCGCGCCCAGATCGGCGCCTGTCAGACGGGGCGGGCGGCCAGCACCGTCGAAAAGTTGCTGTCCTTCGTTCACGCAACGGAGCAACGGCGTCTGGATGGCTCGCCGCCCACCGGCACCCTTCTAGTCAAGGTGTTCCTGCAGCTCGgcagctactactactacgtgCACGATCTCTCCCGCTGCCATTTTTGGGCACTGCGCGCCCTCGCGACGCTGGACGCGAGCGCGGAGTcgacgccggcggcggccggcgacgTGATCGAggtgctgcagctgatcgCCCAGTTCTGCATCGCGAAGGAGCGCCACGACCTTGGCAACATGCTGATCAGCCAGGCGGTGCGGCGGGCCCGGACCCACTACGGAAGTCTGCACCGCCGCTACGCGGACGTCCTTCAGCAGTACGGGTTCGCGTTGCTGCGCATGAACGCGACCGGGCCGGCGACCACCGCGTTCACCGAGTGCCTGGATATCGTCGGCCGCGTTTACGGCCTGCTCAGCCCGCACGCCGTCGTCCTGGAGGGCTACTTGGCCCACTGTCTCTATCTGCGGTCGCACACCACCGGCCGTTTCGATATGGCGCTCCGGCACGCCGATGCCGCCCTGGATCTGGCCCGCCAGTTGATGCCCACGAGCCGACTGATCCGCCGCCAGCTGGAGGCGACCCGCGAGCTGATCCTGCGCGGACCGGACCGTAACCGGGCGACCAAAGAGAGTGCACCGGCCCGCGAGCGGGACTTTCGTCCGTTCACGCTGCACGAAATCCGGGAGAAGTTCTTCGAGCTGGACTCGTCGTTCGAAAGGGAAGCGgcatcgacgacggcggccacgaacCTGCTGGTGTGCTGATGTGCGGTGGAGTAGAGCGAAAATCTCGAAGGACACCGAGATCAGTTCATTATGTCTCCCACGGTTTACTTTTTTGATCCATTTTGTTCGCAACGCTGTCGAATAGGAAGTAGAGTAGCGGCCAAGGTCCCACCAACCCCCTAAAGATAAAGCTAGACCCTAAGAGAGTGAATGAGTTGGAGAGGAAGCGAGAGAGGAGAAGTTACCACCTAAAGCCCAATCTGAGTCGTCTATTTTTGTAAGACGCTTCAAGTCTAATAAAACGTAAGCATTTGAAAACAATCTTGATAAAAGCACACAAAAGCTCTTCTCGCTTAATTACGTCAATTTCCGATCGGAgtttgggaaaaaaggcgCACGACGTCATTCGGTCTGTCGAGCTCGAATTGGTCAGGGTGTTTGGACCCTGTTTTCGGCGATTCGACCTTCGCAAGGTTCAAGGTTTGCAGCGGCGATCAGAAGGGCACcgcgctttgtttgttttgacttTTTCTCAATCATCTTCCACAGAGCTGGGATCGTAAGAAGTCTCAAAGGATCGTTCCCTCGAAGCCACTTGATGACACCGCTCCAAACATAGTTAGGTATTTTTCAAAGAAACTCTTTGCAGCGCTTCGGAACCGAGGTCGACAATTTGAGGTGAGGATTAGTTTGCAGTATTTTGCTTCTCTTAATTCCCGATATACAACGCTTGTTTCTGTCGTTGCAGGTATGAAAAATGTTGATCCATTTAACATTCAACAGAAAATGCTACGAAATGCAATGGAAAAGGTTATCTCACGACTACAATCAACACGGACAGTGGACCTACGAACTgcgatttaattttcatttttttactgcCTGCCAGCATGCCTTTCAAGCAAAGAGGAGCGTCGTAATGGAAGGTGGTGGCATTAGGATGCTTAGAGTAATTTTAAGTTTAGTTGAGACCGTATTGCATACAAATTCAATAATTCTAAGCAATTCTAAAAACCGTCAAATTAGGTGATCTAATGACCATCACTTTTGGCGATCATTAGGGTGTTTTGCGTCATTTGTGTAGTCAGTCATTGCGTCAAAAGGACCAGGCTTGTTGTCTCATTGATCATTATGATTAATTGATTGTTACGCGTACGCATGGTCTCTGTTGATGTTGACTTCCGCTTCGATTTTTGGAAATATTGCTATCGATGAATATGAGGCACTATTTCAATTATCTTTACTGCTCAAATTGTCCTGGACCGCTCTATCCTATATCACACCCATATTAAGTGACTGCGAAgtcaattttttttcgttaaatcaaataatcaaataaattacgCTACTCGTTGCTTAGAATATAATCGTAGTGTCGATAAGCCTTTGCGTCCAAGGTTATACCAGTACAGATGCTTCTAATGACGttgctttcgtttctcttAAGCTCTGTCCAGTAATGGAAATGCCCTTATCATCAGTAGTTGTAGTTGTGtttcggaaaaatcggaacattCTGACGGAACACTAATCGAATTTGGATTCTACTACGAACCTCGTGCTCTTTGGTCGAATTTCCTGTCACTCTACAGTGGAGCCAAAGAGTAGCAGGAGCCACAGAACTGATGAGTGGCACTTTTGTAACTTTTTCCCACTAGCCACGTCGGCCGCATATAAATTATCGACCCCGGGCCATGTGGCACGGACCGTGAGTCGAGCGGTCAAGTAgttaataattcaatttcgtccCCCGCTCCAACACAGACGCAGCCTGGCCCGGTaccggcggttccggtttcggtggggTTGAATGTGGCAatcatttaaattatgcacTAAAATGATGTACACTACCACGCTCTATgcctctctctatctgtctctctctctgttgtaCTCTTGGAACATCATTAATTTGCAGTTTGTTGACTATAGCAGCCAAACGGAGCATTAGACTGGAGCAAACATATGTAAAACACGATAACCGGAGTCCGGCGGGGCTGGCCTTCGTGGGCACGGGAATGTTCATTTTAGCCCGAATCTCTCGTCAGCTCTTCGATGCGGGGCTCCCCATCCTCGAGCAACAATGTGTTGATGCTCCATTTCACCCGCAAGTGTTACTGACAGCGGGCTCTACCGATTGGCGGTTGCAGGCACCGCGTTCCGGACTCCCCTGCCTGACGTTGGCGTATGCAAATCGAGGCCAAAGGACTGCGACACTTTGTCCGTCAGTCAAATTGTGGGCTAGCAGTGTCGCAGCACACCAAAAAAGGCTGCACCTTTCCATCGGGCGCTACCATCGTCATCTGGCGGCTAGCGAGATAAGCGCGGAACAATCGCCCAAATCCAGTCCCCGTAGGACCAGCGAACACCCGGGTTCGTTACGATAAATTGAATAACAATTAGGCTAATCGTCGAGCCGACCAGAATCACCGCTGCAGCAGATGCAGTGGGGATTGGGAAGCACAACGACCCTTGGCTGGAGCGGTAATTGCTGGGAGCGGTGTTTCAAATTGATAGCTTTAATCGGGAGCAGCGTCGCCACAACAACCGCCAAGAGCTAATTGGGCCCCCCGGCAAAGGAACTAAATCAAATCGAATCACAATGGATTGGCCCCGTGGACATCGGACTTGCGCCCTGAAGTGATCCCTACATGTTGGATGTTCAGCATCAACTTGTCAAGCTTTTAGACCGGGCATTTTGGGTGAAATCGTTCGCCGTCATTGTCGACGCGATCCGTCGATTGAGTGTAAATTCGGTTCTGCAAGCACTTGCCCATTGGCTACTGTAGTATAATTAGATAAAATACTCAAACGATCCGCAACTTCGCGGTGAACGTAACCTAAAAGGCTAATGCCTAATGCCCTAGAGGAAGTGGTGCGCCACGGCACAAAACCGTCCGACGAAGAAGCGTACGGAACGGCGAAACACTACTGTCCATCCAAGGCTTTGCCGCTTCCTGATTGCAACCGGTTTCCACTAGGCCCAACCTAGACGGGATAGTTTGACGAGATATGCACACACGACGAGCCGTGTTCCGGGCTGCACCGGAGATTGTTTATTAGCCACACAAATCTCCACCCAGTCACGCCCCGCTGCGTAGCGCCGTGTTTTGACGCCTTATCAAACACCGACATCGATCCGATACACGGGCGATGCACGTGCCGGACAACGGTATCCTCCGCTGCACCGAgacccggccaccgggaccgaaaacaaaatatgctccaATAACGATCGAGAGTTGCATCAGACGAACTCTCGTTGTGGTTTCCCACAGGAAGACTGCGCCGTGCGCTCGGTCGAGAATGCACACGTTGTTCGCTAGAATAATTTAATACTGGCGCCTACGACCTCTCCATCGTCATCAGAATCGTCTGTGGAATCGATTGCGCAATCAGCGTGGGGTTGCGTTTCTCCCAGAATAAGAATGGCACCGTCAAACTCCTTACAATCGGTCCATCGCATTGCTTTGGTCTGCCGCAACCTGCAGCCGGTTCGGATTGCACCTCGTTGCGGACTCTCTGGCGTACGTGGCCACACACGTGTGGTTCGCATAGTCCCCAGAAACTCTTTCAAGAGCAACGTGCGGCAACGTGAGTCGCTACACCGGGGTTTGCTGGACAACCATCGGAGTAGGTGGGTTGATCAGTACTTGACTTACCATCGACATAGACGCCGACTTCGCCGAAAAGACACCAtcatcgaaacaaaaacaaataaaatatcttcaaacaacaacattgaaTTATAAACTCAGTTCAAATTCGTATCGACCCACGTTGTGCGGTCCGGCGGCCACAGGAACGAAGATACAGAGCTTTATCGATTCGATTAAAAATTTACTCTCTTTCATTAGTCGGGcaacgtcggtggcggtgttaTGCCGATTGCATACCCAGCGGGCGCTTTTGAGACGCCGGAGAACGTAACGCTCGTACATTCAAAGACGTTACAGGCACACTATGGGAAAAAAGGTAGTCATAAACCTACTTtaaaaagtgaggattttagttattttcctaacataaaaaatttatCTATGGCCAAtccgaattttcttttttgactGCATAAATGTCTATAGAATTGGTatggtaaattaatttccctttTTAAATACATGGCTCTTTCCACACTAAAAAATTCAGATACAAAGATTTTAAAAAGTGATTTCGAGGATcagtaataataatagaaTACAATAAGTCATTTATTATGAAAGAAGTCGGAGGAGTCTTCCTTAACTATGTCCGTCtgtcccatacaaattccccacagtGTGGCGGTGCGTCTATCCGATTACCGATAGTCAATTATGATTAATAAGCCTTTATTAGGCCACCCTTCGTTATGCGCGGTGTGCAATCAATATTCAATTTCTGCCCCCCGTTGTATCGTCGGGAGCGCACGTCGGTGGTCAGATTGGAAATGTGACGGTTGTGAGCCGCAGAGTCCGTACTTACACAGTGTTTCATCGATGGCGCTGTTCGCGGGTTTTTTCGAGTGCGCGAGCGATCTGCAGAGACAGAAAGCAAGAGTTATAAATTAGCAAATGGCTTGTAGCGGATGCAATACAATGTATTATCGATCTGAGCGATCACCGACTCGCCGCTGAGCGCAGAGTATGGAAGAACATGTTTCGCGCACATCTTTAGAAAAGTTTACacaacttttcaaatatcaGCCCGATGGGCCCGATACGCCACCGCACGACGGTTCGGCTCTTTGGCGTAAGAACCTTATAGAGAGCAAACGTTGGGAAATGTAGCAGCTTCGCCGGAAGTCAACCGGATGACATATATCGATTGGAACTTCATTTTCCTAATGGCTGGACCAACCACTTCTTGGGcaggaaaaatcaaaaaccccTCCCCAGTCCGCGGGTTGATGAACGTGAATTTTTCATGAAAGCAGTAACAGCTCGGCGCGGCTTTCGTATCACGCGAGTCCTCTCGGTCCTGCTGCTCCGATTCTGacgttttatgtttgtggcgttttcctctctttcttcccGCCGCCTAGCCAGCGCACGTGGAGGatgatttattcatgaatGCTACCCGCGAAACATGAACGGGATTTTTACATGAGAATATAATTCCGGCGATGCGTTGTGGGCACGCGCGTCAGCCGCGAGAATATTTGGCTCCCTCAAAAGCTCCACTTTGCACGACGGTGTGAGCGATGTTTGAGGCTTTCCCCGTTCTGTTCTGAGTAACGTTCTACCCTACCTCTAATCTACCCGTTAAAACGTAACCGCCTGATTGATAATGTTCCAATTGATGGTCCGCTCGCCCCGTTGATGGAGTGTGGTCGGCATCGCCGGGaccgtttcactttcgcttcaTTAAGTGCAACGACCAACTCCCACCCAcgtacggcggcggtggccaattATGCTGGCCAGCAACGGCAAACGATCTGACACGTGTGGAACAAAACTCTGATGCATCGCCAGGCGGCCATCGACCGTGTCGTTATGTTGGGCTcccaattttcgattttcacacTCGTGTTCACACGACCAGCCAAACCAAACGATGCCGATGCGCGCATCGATTATGCTGACAGCTAACGGGCTTCAATCGAGGCTTAGTTTCTCATTTTATAATAACCTGTCACCAACTAACCCTGAAACGTGTTCAAGGATGAGTATTGGGACACTCAACATACGGTTTGGTAGACTATCGATTGTTCAAACTTTCAGTTTTACATGTAGGATCTTAAAAACATACAAGCTACACCTCTGTTGCTCtaaatttttttatgctcagcGTCAATTTATAGGGCCTGCGTCTCGTGATTCAGTTATAAGGGAATTTCCCCTTTTGTTTCGGGATGAATATCAAAAAGCGTCACCGAgcttcaaaaatcaatcaggTTATTCATAACAGTCCATCAACGAAACGGtttcaacattgtttttcCCAAAGCCAGTAGTTCGATGCCAACCTTTAGAGATGGTTGAACAAGGGCCCGAAACAAATCGGAAAACTTTGAATCATGTCAGTGCCCATTTTCTTGAGTATTTTGCCTTGCGTTTTGCGACTCGTTAATACTCAAATCGTGTCCGAATTGTTCTGAATTGATTTAATCATTTAGAGtatgttgcatttttattattcaaaattaGTCGATAAACGTTATCCAAAATCCAAAATAAACTGAAAATGCTCCGTAAGTCACACACCATAACCGGCTTTCCATCATCCATAATTATGTTTCAGACAACATCATCGCTTGCCGCAAACGTTAAATGTTACAGTTCGCCCCAATCATCGTACCTTTAAATTGCTCCATCTTCCTTCACGGACCGGTCTTGCTTCCATTGAAGCGTTATGAGATAGCTACACacgtaaagtaaaaaaaaaaatcacagtTCCAGAAGGAAGCACGTGCTGTTGGTCGGCGCAACAGTCAAGAACAGGGCAGGAGAATGCAATCCAGCATAGAGTTGTGGGCTAACGCTTTTGGCGCACTCCGCCGTGCATGCTGTTCTCCTTCGGACGAAGATGAACAACCCATCGCTCCGGCCCCCACGGACGAAAGGTACGTGATCTCGCGCGCGGTGGCAAGATTTCCTGCCTTTCTGACAGCCAAACACCGGGGAGCCGTCGCCGTGAGTTACGGCGCAAAGGCCAGAGGACCGGCAAAACGACGTGCTACACACTTCGGGCAGTACACGCCCGCAGCATCTCGTCCCCGCATGACGTTGTTGAAGTTGATGGACTGCAGACAAGTGGGAGCGTTTAGAAGAGTTGAAGAATGGGCTTCTGCGGCCCCTCCGCTGACATGGGATTGGAAAGTTTTGTGCAAGTGTTCTATGGTGACTCTGCGAAAAGAGGAACTTAGCCTACGGTTCACTACACGTTCAGGAACAGTACAAGCGTGAAACATGCATGTGATAAGtaacgaaagaattcttccGACAGTTTTGGTCAtggaacaaaatcaaacaagtTTTTAGTACCGACATGAAAAAATATAACGATAGTAGGTATTGCTATTTTAGTAAAAATTAAGCTGAAGACTAAATAAGAAAATTGAACTTtatgtttctctctcttaGAGAGCTCTTAGAGGAACAGACTCGGCcatatttatgtttctatCTATGTTAttgatattaaaataaatcttatTTATTGAATAATTGTCAATAAACTGAATGTTTCATAAATCCACCTAAGAATTGATTCATTTGCTCATTAATTTTGTTACCACTGCAAGTGCACGTTATTGGTTAATACaatacaaaacattaaaatctCGCAGCGTCTAAaaccaaaaccacaaaaccttTTTTCGGAGCACATTGACAGCCATTTGCTAATTTATGGTTCCCATGCATTTGTCAAACGCCAGCTTCGCACGTTCACCACATTTTCAGGACGTCATTATTTCTCTCGATTCCGTTCGTTTTATGTGCTCCATGCCTAGGGTAGCCAGTAAGGTAAGTGCGTCGAGGTtccacaaaaaaccgaaaccgatgaaAATGAGTCGGCGAAACGCGTACCACCTTCCCGGCAGTGCCAAAACCGAAGAAGTTACTTCTGAAacccggcgagagagagaggcagaaaGAGAAGCGAATTGATGTTTCTGGCAAGACATCTTCCGCCCACGAAGCTGAGGGACACAGTTGCCATCTTTCGGGAATGGAAAACTGAACATCCGGTGTGGCCGGATGAAGCTCctcgtgtgttttttgttgttgaaaggACGTGAAAGGATGTGACGGTGATCTTCCAGcgctgtttgttgctgtttgtggCCGTGTGGGGCCAAAAATTATTCCAAATGGTGAAATGGCGGAAATATTTTTCTAACATTTCAAAGCGACGCGCTTTATGACATGATGAATTAAGAATCAAATTaggaaagaataaaaaactTAGGAATCTAAAAATAGAACTAAACCGAAATAGAGTAAAGTAAAAATCATGTCCTCTTGTTTATATagtacattttaatttaagctCCACCTGATTTACTTCAGATCCAGACCTTCCAATATTAAACGTTTCGTCCAAAGTGATAAACCGCAAAAAGGTGCACTTATTTTCGAAGCCAAAAACCGGATTACTTAAGGCTTACGACGGGATTGAAGGGGTTTTTATGCGATCTGCAGAAACTCTCGTCGTTGCGTGGTTTTACAAATGTTGTTCTTCTTTACTCACGTCGGTTTTCTACTCCGTCGGTATCATTAGCGGTTGCGCGTGAAGAGAGTTATGTTTTGTGTACCGCACGCTTTTGAGTAAGTTTGCGataatttttttgctttggaaAAAACCCTCGTGGGAAAGAACGCCTCCTGCTTGCTATCGGCCGCTCAAAGGATGCTGGGTGCCGGCAGCGAGGCAATATGCATAATCCGGCGGCgttattgtttgatttgaaaatcttCCGCACGGTCTTCATTTTTGTAAGGACAAATATTGAAACGTACCTCCCGGCAGATAGCGTGACGCTTACAAGGAACGCGAACGGAAGCTCTCGCCGAGCCGGATCCGAATATGCTCCGGCGAAGGATGATGGATTGATGGTGGGGTAAAAATAATGCCTGCGCCATGAGAATAGGAGTGGCACGCGAAATGCTTAAACATTATGCCATTATGCAACACGAGCATGATTTCTTGTAGTGGCACCGGTTGCACAGCGTTTTTCTTTACTGGGCACTGCGTGGCGAGAACCGGCGATGCTGCCGGTACTTCTTGAGTTTAGCTTTTGTTGGACGAATTTTTCGGTAGAATAAACACCTGCCTCCCGACGTGCAAGGCGCGTGTGGCttgtgtttgcatttgctTAAAATCCGAACAACGCGAAAATGCGAAAAGTTACCCTTCTGGGACCCtcacggaaaacggaagccaAAAAATGAGGATCCtctggtttttcttctctcccgAGGCGGTCTTGGCTGGTCTTTAAAATTCTGCCTCGGTAAGAACCGTGGCGCACTGAACGTAATGCTGAGTGGCACCCGTTGAAGAGCTGCCATCGTGAGACGAGGTCGACGAGCATTTTTCTCGTAATTGCTTTGACCGCTTTGAGCTTTAGCTACGAAGAACGCCATAGTAAGGAAAGCAGAAATTTATGAGGCTAGTTTCATGTTGCTATGTTTTACAAAATCAACAGGAGACCATAGCTGGTCAGAGCTACCATTTTGCTATTCTAATTGCATACAGTCAGGCGCTTTAAAGGGGGCTTTGAAATGCTGCATGGATTTTTCGCATTGCAAACCAAACTGGAAGCCCGATTCCTGGCAGCATGACGATAAAATGCGTTGAAAACGCTGGTTGTGGTGATGGGGCGTTCTCGTAGGATTCgctttttcttgttcgccATCAAAGAGGTCtaagtttgaatttttactGTCGAATCGATAATCCTATTACTGGGTTCGTCGGAATCGG
The nucleotide sequence above comes from Anopheles bellator chromosome 1, idAnoBellAS_SP24_06.2, whole genome shotgun sequence. Encoded proteins:
- the LOC131206328 gene encoding amyloid protein-binding protein 2-like, yielding MISELFQTMHKARFSGIRIVPENSPSLQQQCVRAFVEGLLRAERGSEQVMQQLQLLPAPLLTSILDRMCSYPQLRGTLRAELTDPVTFMKLFNGYAPDQGTLEKCLREAALGGRPQVLKDLANRYCDMLRTVTAETSDGAAAAITIMGRVLETLKFGDYLCEAGWCRSAVEVLTVTEELVSLLDTHRGTSPRHLAAKCRVQLLRAQIGACQTGRAASTVEKLLSFVHATEQRRLDGSPPTGTLLVKVFLQLGSYYYYVHDLSRCHFWALRALATLDASAESTPAAAGDVIEVLQLIAQFCIAKERHDLGNMLISQAVRRARTHYGSLHRRYADVLQQYGFALLRMNATGPATTAFTECLDIVGRVYGLLSPHAVVLEGYLAHCLYLRSHTTGRFDMALRHADAALDLARQLMPTSRLIRRQLEATRELILRGPDRNRATKESAPARERDFRPFTLHEIREKFFELDSSFEREAASTTAATNLLVC